The following proteins come from a genomic window of Alosa sapidissima isolate fAloSap1 chromosome 22, fAloSap1.pri, whole genome shotgun sequence:
- the LOC121697789 gene encoding leucine-rich repeat neuronal protein 3 has translation MKDVWLVDCLLMGLAVAAFVPASVARVDCPKSCVCEVRPWFSPTSVYKEGPTVDCNDLGLFEVPERLPADTQVLMMQTNNIVKVDRPLEYLVNVSEIDLSQNNVTSVADLDLGRLPQLLSLHLEENWICTLPDDALSRLPSLQELYLNHNLISSISPAAFRGLRGLLRLHLNSNQLRTISSEWFESTPSLEILMIGENPIPTIPDLTFRPLRNLRSLVLTRMNLSQLPDNSLAGLENLESISFYDNTFPEVPHGALRHLKNLKFLDLNKNPIGRIQRGDFVDMPHLKELEINSMPELVSIDSLALDNLPELTKIEATNNPKLSYIHPSAFRKLPRLETLMLNGNALSALHRVTVESLPNLREVSLYSNPIRCDCVVRWMSANRTRVRFMQPDYLFCSEPPEYEGQRVRQVHFREMTETCLPLISPESLPARLSVANGSAVSLHCRAFAEPEPEIYWITPAGTRVLPNTVTEKYYMHPEGTFDIYDITESEAGLYTCVAHNLIGADLKSVSVEVNGYFPQPANNSFNVDIKSIEANSVLVSWKASHGSLAPNIKWFTVSGTKNPTVAFTARVPSDVKVYNLTHLSPATQYKVCVDIPNVLHTQRSKCINVTTKKVEATAVAAAVLASERWDVAVISVFGVLLTAVSVACLLIYVHLGNQQLYGDLRKCRSTTPLAPQAALHSPFTRLWVADKDMPGAEEVRATVINVSDNAF, from the coding sequence ATGAAGGACGTGTGGCTTGTGGATTGTTTGTTAATGGGGCTCGCTGTGGCGGCCTTTGTTCCAGCTTCTGTGGCCAGAGTCGATTGCCccaagtcctgtgtgtgtgaagtccgGCCCTGGTTCTCCCCGACGTCGGTGTACAAAGAGGGCCCCACGGTGGACTGCAACGACTTGGGGCTTTTCGAGGTCCCTGAGAGACTACCCGCGGACACGCAGGTGCTGATGATGCAGACGAACAACATTGTCAAGGTCGACCGGCCTTTGGAATACCTCGTCAATGTGTCCGAGATCGACCTGTCGCAAAACAACGTGACGTCCGTGGCCGACCTGGACCTGGGTCGTCTGCCGCAGTTGCTCTCGCTGCACCTGGAGGAGAACTGGATTTGCACGTTGCCCGATGACGCGCTCTCCCGCCTCCCGAGCCTTCAGGAGCTCTACCTGAACCACAACCTGATCTCGTCGATCTCGCCGGCGGCCTTCAGGGGGCTCCGCGGCCTGCTGCGGCTCCACCTGAACTCCAACCAGCTCCGGACCATCAGCAGCGAGTGGTTCGAGTCCACGCCGAGCCTGGAGATCCTGATGATAGGCGAGAACCCCATCCCCACTATCCCCGATTTGACCTTCAGGCCCCTGAGGAACCTTCGGAGCCTGGTCCTGACAAGGATGAATCTCTCGCAGTTACCCGACAACTCTCTGGCCGGCTTGGAGAACCTCGAGAGCATCTCCTTCTATGACAACACCTTCCCCGAGGTGCCACATGGGGCCCTGAGGCACCTCAAGAACCTAAAGTTCCTCGACCTGAACAAGAACCCGATCGGTCGGATCCAGCGGGGTGATTTTGTGGACATGCCGCACCTGAAGGAGCTGGAAATAAACAGCATGCCGGAGCTGGTGTCCATCGACAGCCTGGCCCTGGACAACCTCCCTGAGCTCACCAAGATCGAGGCCACCAACAACCCCAAGCTGTCCTACATCCACCCGAGCGCCTTCCGGAAGCTTCCACGCCTGGAGACACTCATGCTGAACGGCAACGCACTGAGTGCCCTGCATCGGGTCACCGTGGAGTCGCTGCCCAATCTGCGCGAGGTCAGCCTCTACTCCAACCCCATCCGCTGCGACTGCGTGGTTCGCTGGATGAGCGCCAACCGGACGCGCGTGCGCTTCATGCAGCCCGACTACCTCTTCTGCTCGGAGCCACCCGAGTACGAGGGCCAGCGCGTGCGGCAGGTGCACTTCCGCGAGATGACCGAGACGTGCCTGCCGCTCATCTCGCCTGAGAGCCTGCCGGCGCGCCTGAGCGTGGCCAACGGCAGTGCCGTCTCACTCCACTGCCGCGCCTTCGCCGAGCCCGAGCCGGAGATCTACTGGATCACGCCGGCGGGCACGCGCGTCCTGCCCAACACCGTGACCGAGAAGTACTACATGCACCCCGAGGGGACGTTCGACATCTATGACATCACAGAGAGCGAGGCCGGCCTGTACACCTGCGTGGCTCACAACCTCATTGGTGCCGACCTGAAGTCCGTCTCGGTGGAGGTTAACGGATATTTCCCGCAACCGGCAAACAACTCCTTCAATGTGGACATCAAGTCCATAGAGGCCAACTCGGTGCTGGTGTCCTGGAAGGCGTCCCACGGGAGCCTGGCGCCCAACATCAAGTGGTTCACCGTCTCAGGCACGAAAAACCCCACCGTGGCATTCACCGCCCGCGTCCCGTCCGACGTCAAGGTGTACAACCTGACACACCTCTCTCCAGCCACCCAGTACAAGGTGTGCGTGGACATCCCCAACGTGCTGCACACGCAGAGGTCCAAGTGCATCAACGTCACCACGAAGAAGGTCGAGGCCACTGCGGTGGCCGCTGCGGTGCTCGCGTCCGAACGCTGGGACGTGGCGGTCATCAGTGTGTTCGGCGTGCTCCTCACCGCCGTGTCGGTCGCCTGCTTGCTCATCTACGTGCACCTAGGGAACCAGCAACTCTACGGAGACCTGCGCAAGTGCCGGTCCACAACTCCGTTGGCACCGCAAGCGGCACTGCACTCCCCCTTCACCCGGCTCTGGGTGGCGGACAAAGACATGCCAGGCGCAGAGGAAGTGAGAGCCACAGTCATAAACGTGTCGGACAACGCTTTCTAA